The segment GGCGGGGTCGCGGATCTCACCACGCTTGAGCGAGGGCAGGTCGACCGCGGGCCCGCCTGTGGCGGTCACCGACCGCCGGCCGCCGCCGCGGCAGGCACCCCGACAGGCGCCGAATGACCCTGCTGCGGAATCGCATTCACCTGCGGCAGACCCACGGTCTGCATGATCCGGGTGATCACCGTCTCGGCGGACACCTCGTCGGCCAGCGCATCGTAGGTCAGCACCAGGCGGTGCCGCAGCACGTCCGGAATGACCTCGACGACATCCTGGGGCACCACGTAGTCACGCCCGCGCACCAGCGCCAGCGCGCGGGAGGCGGCGATGATGCCCAGCGAGGCACGCGGTGACGCGCCGTAGGCGATCCACGCCTTGGCGTCGGGCATCCCGAACTTCTCCGGCTCGCGGGTCGCGGTGACGATGCGCACCACGTAATCCACCAGGGCGTGGTGCACGAAGTTGTTCGCGGCGACCTCCTGCAGCCGCAGCAGGTCCCCGGTGTTGAGGATCTGCTTGGGCTCGGGCGGTTTGACGCCCATCCGGTAGATGATCTCGCGCTCTTCTTCCGGCGAGGGATAGTCGACGTTGAGCTTGAACAGGAAGCGGTCCCGCTGCGCCTCGGGCAGCTGGTAGACGCCCTCCTGCTCGATGGGGTTCTGGGTGGCCATCACCAGGAACGGCGACGGCAGCGGGAAGGTCTTGCCGCCGATGGAGATCTTGCGCTCGGCCATCACCTCGAGCAGGGCGGACTGCACCTTGGCCGGCGCCCGGTTGATCTCGTCGGCGAGCAGGAAGTTGACCACCACGGGGCCGAGTTCGATGTCGAACTCCTCCTGGCCCTGCCGGTAGATGCGGGTGCCGACGATGTCGGTGGGCACCAGGTCGGGGGTGAACTGGATGCGGGCGAAGGTACCGCCGACGACCTTGGCGAAGGTCTCCACGGCCAGCGTCTTGGCGACACCGGGCACACCTTCGAGCAGGACGTGCCCCTTGGCGAGCAGACCGACCAACATGCGCTCCAGCAGCTGGTCCTGGCCGACGATGATGCGTTTGACCTCGAACAGCGCCCGCTCCAGGGTGTGCACCTCGTTCTGCAGATTCGCGTTCGGGGACGGAGCGCTCTGCGTGCCGGGCGGGTAACCCTGCGTCGGGGCCGGGCCTGCGTAGCCTCCGGCGCCCTGCGGCGGCCCACTCGGTGACGTCATCTAGCTTCCTCCCACGATCGTTGTCGTACAAACTCGCTGGCATTCGCCGACGTCCACCGGGGCGGCAGGGCGTCCGCCGTCAACTATTCCAGGCACTTCGGAATCCGTCGACGTCGCCCGCCCGCGCGCCGGGGCGTCAGGACTC is part of the Mycobacterium adipatum genome and harbors:
- a CDS encoding AAA family ATPase, which gives rise to MTSPSGPPQGAGGYAGPAPTQGYPPGTQSAPSPNANLQNEVHTLERALFEVKRIIVGQDQLLERMLVGLLAKGHVLLEGVPGVAKTLAVETFAKVVGGTFARIQFTPDLVPTDIVGTRIYRQGQEEFDIELGPVVVNFLLADEINRAPAKVQSALLEVMAERKISIGGKTFPLPSPFLVMATQNPIEQEGVYQLPEAQRDRFLFKLNVDYPSPEEEREIIYRMGVKPPEPKQILNTGDLLRLQEVAANNFVHHALVDYVVRIVTATREPEKFGMPDAKAWIAYGASPRASLGIIAASRALALVRGRDYVVPQDVVEVIPDVLRHRLVLTYDALADEVSAETVITRIMQTVGLPQVNAIPQQGHSAPVGVPAAAAAGGR